One part of the Halopenitus persicus genome encodes these proteins:
- a CDS encoding argininosuccinate synthase — protein MTRVALAFSGGLDTTVCVPLLEEEYGYDEVIGVTVDVGQPESEFEEAEETAEALGLDLHVVDAKEEFADLCFDAVRANATYQGYPLGTALARPVIAEAILEVALEEDCDAVAHGCTGKGNDQLRFEAVWRGSDLEVIAPVRELGLTREWEIDYAAEKDLPVEAGDGGVWSIDTNIWSRAVEGGELENPDYVPPEDIYEWTAEPEGETTIEVTFEKGVPVAIDGEEMGPVELIQHLNEYAGGYGVGRTDVMEDRMLGLKVRENYEHPAATVLLTAHSALEDLVLTKGERSFKTGIEQEWSEKAYQGLVFAPLMDALDAFITETQDVVTGSATVKVSGGNCRVVARDSEYAVYSEEMASFNTADVAGIAQEDATGVAKYHGLQERLANAVSAGVSDLEIAADGGDGSDAEGSDGATTDTNE, from the coding sequence ATGACACGTGTGGCACTCGCGTTTAGCGGGGGACTCGACACCACCGTCTGTGTACCGCTGCTCGAGGAGGAATACGGCTACGACGAGGTCATCGGCGTCACCGTCGACGTCGGTCAGCCCGAATCGGAGTTCGAGGAGGCCGAGGAGACCGCCGAGGCGCTCGGGCTCGATCTCCACGTCGTCGACGCCAAGGAGGAGTTCGCGGACCTCTGTTTCGATGCGGTCCGCGCGAACGCGACCTACCAGGGCTACCCGCTCGGGACCGCGCTCGCGCGCCCGGTCATCGCCGAGGCGATCCTCGAGGTCGCACTCGAGGAGGACTGCGACGCCGTCGCCCACGGCTGTACGGGCAAGGGGAACGACCAGCTGCGGTTCGAGGCCGTCTGGCGTGGCTCGGACCTCGAAGTGATCGCGCCCGTGCGTGAGCTGGGGCTCACCCGCGAGTGGGAGATCGACTACGCCGCCGAGAAGGACCTGCCCGTCGAGGCCGGCGACGGCGGCGTCTGGTCGATCGACACGAACATCTGGTCGCGCGCGGTCGAGGGCGGCGAGCTCGAGAACCCCGATTACGTCCCGCCGGAGGACATCTACGAGTGGACCGCCGAGCCCGAGGGCGAGACCACCATCGAGGTGACCTTCGAGAAGGGCGTTCCCGTCGCGATCGACGGCGAGGAGATGGGGCCCGTCGAGCTCATCCAACACCTCAACGAGTACGCGGGCGGCTACGGCGTCGGCCGTACCGACGTGATGGAGGACCGGATGCTCGGCCTGAAGGTGCGCGAGAACTACGAGCACCCCGCCGCGACCGTCCTCCTCACCGCCCACTCGGCGCTCGAGGACCTCGTGTTGACGAAGGGCGAGCGCTCGTTCAAGACGGGCATCGAACAGGAGTGGTCCGAGAAGGCCTACCAGGGGCTCGTCTTCGCGCCCCTGATGGACGCGCTCGACGCGTTCATCACCGAGACCCAGGACGTCGTCACCGGCAGCGCCACCGTGAAGGTGTCCGGCGGCAACTGCCGCGTCGTCGCCCGCGACAGCGAGTACGCGGTCTACTCCGAGGAGATGGCCTCGTTCAACACCGCCGACGTCGCCGGCATCGCCCAGGAGGACGCCACGGGCGTCGCGAAGTACCACGGCCTCCAGGAACGCCTCGCGAACGCGGTCTCCGCCGGCGTCTCCGACCTCGAGATCGCCGCCGACGGCGGCGACGGGTCGGATGCCGAGGGATCCGACGGCGCCACCACCGACACGAACGAGTAG
- a CDS encoding M24 family metallopeptidase — translation MVDRSARAARLDDVLDARDLEAVWFARPNGFAWLLGGSNAVDRTAGIGAAAAGYDGEFRVIASAGAADRIREEEVPDDVPVESVPWHASSLPSAIADRSPMPAALDVDAAGFEPVDAARLRQPLTDDDVERYRELGREAAAAVETVCRQLEPTDPEYEVAAAIEIALAARDVSTPVLLVGGSDRASRFRGPTPGDAELGDYAIVSVTAERAGLHASLTRTIVFDPPAWLRDRHRAAARIEATAVAATEAAVGHSETAVAGSETAVGDPTIAADDSDRITDAADVFDAIRDAYAAVGHPDEWRAHHQGGAAGFAVREWLARPGGAEPVTAPMGYAWNPTVAGARSEDTHLVAADRTELLTKTGRWPTLEVETADVDGVPSGRYDRHAPVVLSDE, via the coding sequence ATGGTCGACCGCTCCGCCCGCGCCGCTCGTCTCGACGACGTCCTGGACGCCCGCGACCTCGAAGCGGTCTGGTTCGCGCGGCCGAACGGCTTCGCCTGGCTCCTCGGCGGCTCGAACGCCGTCGACCGGACGGCCGGCATCGGCGCCGCGGCGGCGGGGTACGACGGCGAGTTTCGCGTGATCGCCTCCGCCGGCGCGGCGGACCGGATCCGCGAGGAGGAGGTCCCGGACGACGTTCCGGTCGAGTCGGTTCCCTGGCACGCGTCCTCGCTGCCGTCGGCGATCGCGGACCGCTCGCCGATGCCGGCCGCCCTCGACGTCGACGCCGCGGGGTTCGAGCCGGTCGACGCCGCGCGACTCCGGCAGCCCCTCACCGACGACGACGTCGAGCGGTACCGCGAGCTCGGCCGCGAGGCCGCCGCCGCGGTCGAGACCGTCTGCCGCCAGCTCGAGCCGACTGACCCCGAGTACGAGGTCGCCGCCGCGATCGAGATCGCGTTGGCCGCGCGGGACGTCTCCACGCCGGTCCTGCTCGTCGGCGGGAGCGACCGCGCCTCGCGGTTCCGCGGTCCGACTCCGGGCGACGCGGAGCTCGGCGACTACGCGATCGTCTCGGTCACCGCCGAGCGAGCGGGACTGCACGCGTCGCTCACGCGCACGATCGTCTTCGACCCGCCGGCCTGGCTTCGGGATCGTCACCGTGCGGCCGCCCGGATCGAGGCCACCGCGGTCGCCGCCACGGAGGCCGCCGTCGGCCACTCGGAAACGGCGGTCGCGGGCTCGGAAACGGCGGTCGGGGACCCCACGATCGCGGCCGACGATTCGGACCGGATCACGGACGCCGCCGACGTCTTCGACGCGATCCGGGACGCCTACGCGGCGGTCGGCCACCCGGACGAGTGGCGCGCACATCACCAGGGCGGCGCGGCCGGGTTCGCCGTCCGCGAGTGGCTCGCGCGTCCCGGCGGTGCGGAGCCGGTCACGGCGCCGATGGGATACGCCTGGAACCCGACCGTCGCGGGCGCGCGCAGCGAGGACACCCACCTCGTCGCCGCCGACCGGACCGAGCTCCTCACGAAGACCGGCCGCTGGCCGACCCTCGAGGTCGAAACGGCCGACGTCGATGGCGTTCCCTCCGGGCGGTACGACCGCCACGCGCCGGTCGTGCTCTCGGACGAGTGA